One Companilactobacillus farciminis KCTC 3681 = DSM 20184 genomic window, TACGAATACACTAGAACAATCGGTGAACGTTTCGTTAAAAACGTTGCTTTGGTAAAAAGAAATAACATTCCTTCATTGATTTATCGGGCACAAGAATATATCTACGACAATTTAACTGTTGTTAAAAATGTCGATGAAATTGCCCAATCCGTTGGTAGCAGTAAATCTTATTTAATGCACCTATTTAAGAAAACGACTGGTATCAGCATTATTGAATTCTTAACTTCACAAAAAATTCTTTCTGCCAAACAACTTTTACTTTTTACTCAATTACCAATCAGAGAAATATCTGATACTTTAGGTTATGAGAACCCTTCTCAATTATCTAGGGTGTTTAAGAGTACAACCGGTCAAACCCCATCACAATTTAGAAAAAATCAGGATCTATAAGAAAAAAGTCGACAAATTATTTGCCGACTTTCTTTATTTTAAAAATCGTGCTATTTGATTTAATGCTTGATCAGTTTCCGGCATATCAAATAATACAAAAACATGGAATAAATCTTGCCAGACGGTCCAAGTTACATCGACATTATTTTTTTGACATAGAAAATTAAGTATTTTGGAATCATCGTATTTAACTTCTTCACTTCCACAATTGATCATCAATGGTGGAAAACCTTTATAATCACCATAAATTGGAGAAATTAAAGGATCCTTTTTATAAGGTTCATCAAAATATGGAACTGGGGCACCAGCACCGAGCAACATTGGGTCTCTTTCTTGCAAGAGATATTCCGATGGCAGGATATTTATTTGAGTAATTACTGGTGAAAAGACAGCAATTTTATCTGGTAACGATAATCCCTCAGCTTTTAATTGCAAAGTCAAAGTTAAAGCAAGAGTAGCTCCGGCAGATTCTCCAAAAATAAAGATATGTTTGTAACGTTTTTTAAGAAATTTGTAAGCATTCATAACATCTTCTTGGGCCGCAGGATGTTTCGCTTCCGGCCATTGACGATAATCAACAGAAAATGCATCATACCCTAAACGTTTGATCAAACCAAAACATAAATTTCTTCGCGACTTAACACTTCCTGTTGCATAAGCCCCACCATGAATAAATAATAAAACATTCTCATTACTTGTTCCATAATGATATAACTCACCTTTAGGGTCATCTAGGCTCTCTAATTTGATATCACTAGGTATTGGAATTGAATTATTTTTATCAGCGTCTTTTCTTAAAAATACTGCCTGTTCAGGCGTTAAATCATCTGATTGCTG contains:
- a CDS encoding alpha/beta hydrolase — translated: MLSKQAKEAIKIAQSIKTQQSDDLTPEQAVFLRKDADKNNSIPIPSDIKLESLDDPKGELYHYGTSNENVLLFIHGGAYATGSVKSRRNLCFGLIKRLGYDAFSVDYRQWPEAKHPAAQEDVMNAYKFLKKRYKHIFIFGESAGATLALTLTLQLKAEGLSLPDKIAVFSPVITQINILPSEYLLQERDPMLLGAGAPVPYFDEPYKKDPLISPIYGDYKGFPPLMINCGSEEVKYDDSKILNFLCQKNNVDVTWTVWQDLFHVFVLFDMPETDQALNQIARFLK